GCCTTCTATCATATTAATATAATATCTTTTTAAAAAGGGGGTGATTTCTATGGGTCTTCTAACAAACTGTACTACATGTACTCCTCCTGCTGGTTCAACACCAATTCTTACTGTCAACGTACCTGGTGGACTTGCTATTAACCTATTGGGCATTCATGTCGAAGCTTGCCCAATCTGTGTTACCGTATTTACAGATGGCTCTAGTCCACTTACATCTGCTCAAACAGCTGCCGTAAACGGACTACTCGAAGCTATTCGTAGTTTGATTCCTAACGTTCCAAGTGCTTAAAGGGAATGGACAACCTATCATCTATTTGCATGAAAGCCTTGGGGTTTCTCCCCATGGCTTTTTTTTGGACATGTTTCTAAATAAGGTATGAACGGAATGAATACCGAAGTAAAAGTCATTTAATAGATAAAATTAATGTTATATTAACAGAGTAGAGGGTGCTTGTTCTTATAGGGTGCGTTAGTTAAACAAGCTTAAGGCAGCTATCATAATTATTATCTGGATCTTCCACAATCGGGCGCAATTCTGCAGCAAGAATTGTGCTTTTTCTTTATGTTTAGGGCGCGATTGCTTAACAAAGGTAATCGCTTTTCTTATTGAAGTAATAAGCTATTTAGTTCAATTTGGTAAGATGATTAAAAAAGCTTTGACTCGAGACTTTTGCTAAATCATCTTCTGTTAATAAACTAATGGTACCATCCAAATCATCTGAACCCTTTGAGAATATTCAGTGCATCTTTTTTTCCTTGAAAAGAAAAAAAGAACATAAGGAAAACTTTTTGTGATATCGTTAAATAGATTAATTATTAAAAAAGGTATGAGGAGAATAATAATTATGGAAAATACAGCATTAATAATTATTGACTTGCAAAAGGGTGTTCAGCCTGAAAATGTTCCACTTTATAACTTAGCGAATGTATTAAATAGGGTTAATCAAAGAATTCGTTTATTTAGAGAAAAAAACAATCCTGTAATTTTTGTTCAACATAATGATAGTGATCTGGTTCTTAATTCTCCAGAATGGCAACTATTTCCGGAACTAGATGCTAAAGATACAGATATCTATATCAACAAAACACATGCAAACTCATTTTACAAGACTGATTTGAATGAACAACTAAGGAAATTAAATATAAATAAACTTGAAATCTGTGGCGCACAAACTGAATATTGTGTAGATACAACTATTAGAATGGCTCATGGATTAGGATATAAATTATTTATGAAAAAAGGGTTAACTACCACACTTAACAGTGAACTTCTAGGAGCTAAAACAATCATTGAGCATCATGAGAATCTCTGGAATAATAGATTTTTAACTTTTTTATAGAAAAGAATTGCTTTTATCAAGATGAGTAGTCCTTAACAAATACCCTGCTCCGAGGGGCGATAAATTTTTTGGGGTATTTAAAAATAAGGTACTCAGCTAATGGGTGCCTATTTTCAATAAGATTAGATTAATGATCTTCAACAATCGGGCGCGATAATTGAAAAAGAAGTATGAGGTCGATACATATTATACATGACTAATATGTATCAACCTCTATTTTATATGACTTTTTACGAATTAGGTCTTGATAGATTTTAAAGCTACAAAAAAGTTGGATGTGCAAAATATCACTTAAAATAAGCGCAAATTACTTCCTAAAATGACAGGTAACGAAAGAATCTAATAAAATCCAAGGCTAGTTAGGTAATATACAAATGTTACAAAAATACTGGTTTTTGGTAATTGTTGAATGACAATAAAGATGTTTCATTACAAATAAAGTTGTTACATTTACAATAAAGTTTCCCCAACGATTCCATTGATAATGGTTATCTGCCACATTGTGCGCAGCTGGATCTTGTTTGTTGCTGATAGACCCAGGTGGCTCCGCCAAGAGCGATACCCAACAACATCCACCCTCCGTAAACCATGGATACCATCAATCCGTTGCCATCGAAACGCACTGGACCATCAGCTAGACCCAGTCCCTGCATAACGGATCCAAATATTGCTAAAAACCCCATAGGAGCAGTCATACAGGTAGCAATCCAACCTCCAGTGATAAGAATCCAGCGAGGAACTTTTTTGCCAGAAAATAATGGCACCCAACGAGGGAAGATACGCCCCCATCTCTGGACAAGTGCAAGGGAAAGCAATGCACTAGCACCAAAAACTAAAACTTCTCCATACGCAGAATGATGACCGAAGTTTTGACCGCCCCCTAGGGTCCCACCGAGCGACCAGTAAATTTTCAACAAGGGGTATGGAAATGACAGTATGAAAGCAGTATAGCCAATCCATACATTCGATCGAATCTTTCCCTTGTTCAAGGACCCGTGGCCACACACGACACATGCACCGCGGGATACACGCTGAAAGGTGACGGTAGTCAAAGCCAGCAGTGTTGCCCCTATGAGGCTAACAGTCCGGGTCGCAAACCCTGACCAGTCCACGACGGGTGGTAAACCAGGTATTCCAAGTACAGCGGCCGTGCGGAGTGCGTCAAAGACGATACCAGCTGATGACCAGACTAGTA
The DNA window shown above is from Neobacillus sp. WH10 and carries:
- a CDS encoding cysteine hydrolase family protein produces the protein MENTALIIIDLQKGVQPENVPLYNLANVLNRVNQRIRLFREKNNPVIFVQHNDSDLVLNSPEWQLFPELDAKDTDIYINKTHANSFYKTDLNEQLRKLNINKLEICGAQTEYCVDTTIRMAHGLGYKLFMKKGLTTTLNSELLGAKTIIEHHENLWNNRFLTFL